A DNA window from Argopecten irradians isolate NY chromosome 10, Ai_NY, whole genome shotgun sequence contains the following coding sequences:
- the LOC138333825 gene encoding uncharacterized protein has translation MEKHKSEVVTLDPASDNRSPSEISLLLDDRLDDEPFHHKPFRKPPLEGEERKAKEMGLHLLQSIHPTDFVLLMYGFMNDNKIDLDTITDKDLDRSENTVSWYDFKSMTIYSGVHKSSYTRDEVIKAAERLTDYYPEEETGPFTEKNADRTYSLLDPEHMEYMMLYYYGRHNMCMLVRVVPWQAMFLNVIPWDLDPVHQPAGFHRTMNDDMSMQKNDCMLASKRMLQDIHLGFVNDMATSPFFFSNGMKSEFFKHVKEEGDLNKLFLAVDKFSKSGQPKTFLYCIVATAKPNTDFLGQVLALFMESDLSLEEKTLQLTASCAAACRWGHTLIYEKLCGKVKKPTFEMLRKTVIGGNVDIMRGILRDYNWSEHETCSAMEWACFLGLDDVVNELHNFGVCFSERCLYYAASLGNMGLFLRICSEGHDLESTFKDGQTLLHVAAERGHFSIVEFLVHRGGVNVNAENSKGETALHLALENGHEEVVETLLDGDVDTNHQDAVGSTLLHKACAMGNLQLVDKILTVGCNTDVRDHSGRTILHKAAFGGNLDIIQRLRQHDHQMDVFDNNGNSVMHYASIQGHRHVVDYVINEFPELIGKENDEGWNPIACASFGGHFTVVDFLTQHRVGTHVITKSGKHAKQLAEEGLSCKQSNMKYFMEQFGEFVTFGSISSFNQVVKLLNDIDQRAKSKEGNC, from the coding sequence ATGGAGAAACACAAATCCGAAGTTGTGACATTAGATCCAGCCAGTGATAACCGATCACCTTCTGAAATTAGTTTACTTCTAGACGACCGTCTTGATGATGAGCCGTTCCATCACAAACCGTTCCGGAAACCTCCCCTGGAGGGCGAGGAAAGGAAAGCAAAGGAGATGGGTCTTCATTTGTTACAGTCGATTCACCCAACCGATTTTGTTCTGCTGATGTACGGGTTTATGAACGACAATAAAATTGATCTCGACACCATCACAGACAAAGACCTTGACCGATCAGAGAATACCGTTAGTTGGTACGACTTTAAATCCATGACTATATACTCTGGTGTTCACAAGTCGTCATACACGCGAGACGAAGTCATTAAGGCAGCCGAGAGGTTAACGGATTACTATCCTGAAGAGGAGACTGGGCCATTTACAGAGAAAAATGCTGATAGAACCTACAGCCTGCTGGATCCCGAACACATGGAGTATATGATGCTGTATTACTATGGCCGTCATAATATGTGCATGCTGGTGCGAGTTGTTCCATGGCAGGCCATGTTTCTCAACGTTATTCCTTGGGACTTAGACCCAGTGCATCAGCCAGCTGGCTTCCATCGAACCATGAACGATGACATGTCTATGCAGAAGAACGATTGCATGCTGGCTTCCAAAAGGATGCTGCAGGAcatccatcttggatttgtAAACGATATGGCCACATCGCCATTCTTTTTTAGCAATGGAATGAAAAGCGAGTTTTTCAAACACGTCAAAGAGGAGGGAGATCTTAATAAACTATTTTTAGCTGTTGACAAATTCTCAAAGTCAGGACAGCCTAAAACTTTCCTTTATTGTATAGTTGCAACTGCTAAACCTAATACGGATTTTCTAGGCCAAGTATTGGCACTCTTTATGGAAAGTGATTTATCATTAGAAGAAAAAACTTTGCAGTTGACGGCGAGTTGTGCTGCCGCCTGCCGCTGGGGTCATACGCTTATTTATGAGAAGCTGTGTGGAAAGGTAAAGAAGCCAACCTTCGAGATGTTGAGGAAAACAGTTATAGGTGGAAATGTAGACATCATGCGTGGTATATTGCGTGACTATAACTGGAGCGAACACGAAACCTGCTCAGCGATGGAATGGGCCTGCTTCCTCGGTCTGGATGATGTAGTGAACGAGCTACACAACTTTGGTGTGTGTTTCTCTGAAAGGTGTCTCTATTATGCAGCTTCGTTAGGCAACATGGGGTTATTCTTGCGAATCTGTAGTGAAGGACACGATTTGGAATCAACATTCAAAGATGGCCAGACCCTTCTTCACGTCGCTGCTGAGAGAGGCCACTTCAGTATTGTTGAATTCCTAGTTCACCGAGGAGGAGTCAATGTGAACGCTGAGAACTCTAAGGGAGAGACTGCTTTGCATCTGGCATTGGAAAATGGGCACGAAGAAGTAGTCGAGACGTTGCTTGATGGAGATGTCGACACGAACCACCAAGATGCGGTCGGATCGACTCTACTCCACAAAGCATGCGCCATGGGTAATCTACAACTGGTAGACAAAATACTTACTGTTGGCTGTAACACAGATGTCCGTGATCACTCTGGCAGGACTATTCTTCATAAGGCAGCATTTGGAGGGAACTTAGACATTATACAGCGTCTCCGTCAACACGATCACCAAATGGACGTCTTCGATAACAATGGTAACTCGGTAATGCACTATGCTTCTATACAAGGCCATCGTCATGTTGTTGATTACGTGATAAACGAATTCCCCGAGTTGATTGGTAAAGAAAATGATGAAGGATGGAACCCTATAGCGTGTGCTTCCTTTGGAGGTCATTTTACAGTGGTGGATTTCTTAACACAACACCGGGTAGGTACTCACGTGATTACGAAATCAGGAAAACATGCTAAACAACTGGCAGAGGAGGGGTTGTCGTGTAAACAATCCAACATGAAGTATTTCATGGAACAGTTTGGGGAGTTTGTAACGTTTGGAAGTATTAGTAGTTTCAACCAAGTGGTTAAGCTTCTAAATGATATAGATCAACGCGCGAAATCCAAGGAGGGGAACTGTTAA
- the LOC138333826 gene encoding neuroplastin-like, translating to MYASVLSICVLACIVFQTYAADEPKIDIVPNTDPLKVLEGGELEITCKYSTKADKPNPNSLIIKRLDDRQGDISSAIKLTNLGFDTLRSTSPGVTAMDWTVITLKVSKSGSKLTVADTGRYFCIYEPDDVTKYKFFQKDVDVFRVVSPAEVVYNETSSKLSCVPEFSTETTDKTYTLAWTKEGSMSLGASLKDRHMLEGDNDQNLVISKPEWGDLGRYQCEFTFTTSNQKVIHNVDLVGPPKVNEKSFDPSKNYVQGDNLILKCPVTGYPYPSVSWLRDDVLLNAGDRVVINDEGEIVNGKLTIYSLEFSDKGTYKCMANSTYEGFQTAQATTIVRVKDRLAALWPFLGIVAEVIILCIIVFIYEKRRGKQMEDEADSPDYPANTQDHRADEVRQRSVRT from the exons ATGTATGCTTCCGTACTTTCCATCTGCGTTTTAGCATGTATCGTCTTTCAGACATATGCCG CGGATGAGCCAAAGATTGATATCGTACCAAATACAGACCCTCTTAAGGTTCTAGAAGGTGGTGAACTGGAGATAACATGTAAATACTCCACTAAGGCAGATAAACCTAACCCCAACTCCTTGATCATCAAGAGATTAGACGACAGACAGGGAGACATCAGTAGTGCAATAAAACTGACCAATCTGGGATTTGATACACTTCGCTCCACTAGTCCAGGGGTGACAGCCATGGACTGGACTGTGATCACCCTCAAGGTTTCAAAATCGGGATCCAAGCTCACTGTTGCCGACACAGGACGCTATTTCTGTATCTACGAGCCGGACGATGTTACAAAATACAAGTTCTTCCAAAAGGATGTTGATGTCTTTAGAG TTGTGTCCCCTGCCGAGGTGGTTTACAATGAGACGAGCAGCAAGCTTAGCTGTGTCCCTGAGTTCAGCACTGAGACAACTGACAAGACCTACACACTGGCCTGGACCAAGGAAGGCTCCATGTCCCTGGGCGCTAGTTTGAAGGACAGACACATGCTGGAGGGCGATAATGATCAAAACCTTGTTATCTCAAAACCTG AATGGGGAGATCTTGGCCGATACCAGTGCGAGTTCACATTCACCACTTCAAATCAGAAAGTCATCCACAACGTTGATCTCGTTG GACCACCCAAGGTCAATGAGAAGAGCTTTGATCCCTCCAAGAACTACGTCCAAGGAGACAACCTGATCCTGAAGTGTCCTGTCACTGGCTATCCCTACCCTTCAGTGTCCTGGCTCAGGGACGATGTCCTCCTCAACGCTGGCGACCGTGTTGTAATCAACGACGAAGGAGAAATTGTGAATGGTAAACTCACCATCTACAGCCTCGAGTTCTCCGACAAGGGCACCTACAAATGTATGGCCAACTCGACCTACGAAGGATTCCAGACCGCTCAAGCCACAACGATTGTCAGAGTCAAGG atcgTCTTGCAGCTTTGTGGCCATTCCTTGGAATTGTAGCAGAGGTGATCATTCTCTGCATTATCGTCTTCATCTATGAAAAGAGGCGAGGAAAGCAGATGGAAGATGAAGCCGATTCCCCAGACTACCC AGCTAATACCCAAGATCACCGTGCTGACGAGGTGAGACAAAGAAGTGTGAGAACCTAG